The Catenuloplanes niger genome includes a window with the following:
- a CDS encoding LCP family protein has translation MARTDPLWARLLLIFGAVLVVLSGGTLVAAHTVINRVTGSLTPGSLLEGAADAQDGAAGNNIDGAVNLLLVGIDARPEGSSETAVLSDTIIILHIPETHDQAYLISIPRDWLVEIPPYPKADFAGGSYKVNSAFSYGHQIEGTEPEKRASGMTLLSTTINKATGIRFNGAAIIDFGGFASVIHALGGVDMCVDEEAESAHLGVDAAGKLVQGWYSEDYGIQLPPGVTPLVHRKGCRTMNATEALDYARIRKSLSDGDYGRQRHQQQLIKAIVKQATSRGVLTDLGKLDNLVGAAGDAFVLDTGGIPPADFLFTLKGVAANDLTLIKTNAGNVNTVLVDGIAYEDLDAKSLQMLAAAKSGTLGTFLIENPQFIARS, from the coding sequence ATGGCTCGCACGGACCCGCTGTGGGCGCGGCTGCTCCTCATATTCGGCGCGGTGCTGGTCGTCCTGAGCGGTGGCACGCTGGTCGCGGCGCACACGGTGATCAACCGGGTGACCGGCTCGCTCACGCCCGGCTCGCTGCTGGAGGGCGCGGCGGACGCGCAGGACGGCGCGGCCGGCAACAACATCGATGGTGCCGTGAACCTGCTGCTCGTCGGCATCGACGCCCGGCCGGAGGGCTCCTCGGAGACCGCCGTGCTGTCCGACACGATCATCATCCTGCACATCCCGGAGACGCACGACCAGGCATACCTGATCTCCATCCCGCGCGACTGGCTGGTGGAGATCCCGCCGTACCCGAAGGCCGATTTCGCGGGTGGCTCGTACAAAGTCAATTCCGCCTTCTCGTACGGACACCAGATCGAAGGGACGGAACCGGAGAAACGCGCCAGCGGCATGACGCTGCTCTCCACGACGATCAACAAGGCCACCGGCATCCGGTTCAACGGCGCCGCGATCATCGACTTCGGCGGCTTCGCCAGCGTGATCCACGCGCTCGGCGGCGTCGACATGTGCGTCGACGAGGAGGCCGAGTCCGCGCACCTCGGCGTGGACGCGGCCGGCAAACTCGTGCAGGGCTGGTACTCCGAGGACTACGGCATCCAGCTGCCGCCCGGCGTCACGCCGCTGGTGCACCGGAAGGGCTGCCGGACGATGAACGCCACCGAGGCGCTCGACTACGCCCGCATCCGCAAGAGCCTCAGCGACGGCGACTACGGCCGCCAGCGCCACCAGCAGCAGCTCATCAAGGCCATCGTCAAGCAGGCCACCTCGCGCGGCGTCCTCACCGACCTCGGCAAGCTCGACAACCTGGTCGGCGCGGCCGGTGACGCGTTCGTGCTGGACACCGGCGGCATCCCGCCCGCGGACTTCCTCTTCACGCTCAAGGGCGTCGCCGCCAACGATCTCACGCTGATCAAGACGAATGCCGGAAACGTCAACACGGTGCTGGTCGACGGCATCGCCTACGAGGACCTCGACGCC